A genomic window from Methanotorris formicicus Mc-S-70 includes:
- a CDS encoding S26 family signal peptidase, protein MYICVDNIEGGIINKKDIIEWVVFLLVLFLVWSHVNVVVSNSMYPIMKRGDLVVVKNAYFEFDPNNLNVGDIVVYNAHWPLYQYNEIKGTISIDNKSFLVFGGEKTRPVIHRIIGKLNIDNKTYYIIKGDNNPTYDPELVSSSQIRQKAITINGKPLVIPYIGYLSIWLKSHVYLVIILLIILYLYDHFRAKDKEEKK, encoded by the coding sequence ATGTATATCTGCGTAGATAACATAGAAGGTGGGATTATCAATAAAAAAGACATCATTGAGTGGGTAGTATTTTTACTCGTTCTTTTTTTAGTTTGGAGCCATGTAAATGTTGTAGTATCAAATAGCATGTATCCAATAATGAAGAGAGGAGATTTGGTTGTTGTAAAGAATGCATATTTTGAATTTGACCCAAATAATCTAAATGTTGGAGATATTGTTGTTTACAATGCCCACTGGCCTCTCTATCAATACAATGAAATTAAAGGCACCATAAGTATAGATAACAAATCATTTTTGGTATTTGGGGGAGAAAAAACAAGACCTGTTATACATAGAATTATTGGAAAGTTGAATATTGACAATAAAACCTACTATATTATAAAAGGAGACAACAACCCAACTTACGATCCAGAGTTAGTTTCTTCATCGCAAATAAGGCAAAAAGCAATAACAATTAATGGAAAACCCCTTGTTATACCATATATCGGCTACCTATCAATATGGCTAAAGAGTCATGTTTATTTGGTGATAATACTACTCATAATACTGTATCTTTATGACCACTTCCGTGCAAAAGATAAAGAGGAGAAAAAATGA
- the mtnP gene encoding S-methyl-5'-thioadenosine phosphorylase — translation MIGIIGGTGIASILGKGEERIIETKYGKAKVLIDDDVVLLFRHGIEHNVPPHRINYRANIYALKQLGVERILAINSVGSLKEEIKPGTFVIPNDFIEFTKFRESTFYDEGKVVHIDMTEPYCPELREILKKILENKNYDYHEGVYVCTEGPRFETKREIKIFKNWGDVVGMTGYPEVVLARELEMCYVSLCNVTNYAAGISKNVLTVDEVLETIKIMEDKILKIVDEFINYDFGERNCICKDALKHAVI, via the coding sequence ATGATAGGCATTATTGGAGGAACTGGCATAGCATCAATCTTAGGTAAAGGAGAGGAAAGGATTATAGAAACCAAATATGGAAAGGCAAAGGTTTTAATTGATGATGATGTTGTTTTGTTGTTTAGGCATGGAATTGAGCACAACGTCCCACCACATAGGATAAACTATAGGGCAAATATATACGCTTTGAAACAACTTGGGGTGGAGAGAATTTTGGCTATAAATTCTGTTGGTTCATTAAAAGAGGAAATAAAACCAGGAACTTTTGTAATTCCAAATGACTTTATAGAATTTACAAAATTTAGAGAGAGCACATTTTATGATGAGGGAAAGGTTGTCCATATTGATATGACAGAACCCTACTGCCCCGAGTTAAGGGAAATTTTAAAGAAAATCTTAGAAAATAAAAATTATGATTACCATGAGGGTGTCTATGTATGCACAGAGGGGCCAAGATTCGAGACAAAGAGGGAGATCAAGATATTTAAAAATTGGGGGGATGTTGTGGGGATGACAGGATATCCTGAGGTTGTTTTAGCAAGGGAGTTGGAAATGTGCTATGTTTCATTGTGCAATGTCACAAACTACGCTGCAGGAATTTCAAAGAATGTTCTGACAGTTGATGAAGTGTTGGAAACAATAAAAATAATGGAAGACAAAATTTTAAAGATTGTTGATGAATTTATAAACTACGATTTTGGAGAGAGAAACTGCATTTGCAAAGACGCTTTAAAACATGCTGTTATTTAA